Sequence from the Methanococcoides sp. LMO-2 genome:
TCAGGATAAATAAAGTTACAAATATATGACTTAGGCAATTCCGGACGGTCCTCGACCACCGGTTCGCCGTGGTGGGTTGAAAATGGCATTTCATTCTTCATGCCTGCCCAATCGGGATTTATAAATGATATTGACCATAGTGGCACTTTTTCTGCAGCTACTGCCAGAAGGGCCTTCTGCAGGGATTCTGAATCCGCGAATTCAGCTGAGATGGATGCTGTGTCTTCCAGTTTGCGGATCTTCAGGGTGATCTGTGTGATGATACCAACAGTTCCCATGCTTCCGATAAGGCTGTCCATTTCATCGCCTGTGAAATCCCTGACCTCACCGTTTGGCAGTACTGCCCTTGCAGATACCATGGTGTCCTGGGACCAGCCGTATTCATAACTGCCGTAACCGATACCGTTCTGTGCAAGCCACCCACCCACTGTTGCTGCAGGGGCACTTGAAGGCATGGCACACACGGAAAAGTCCTTTTCGTTCAGCTTTTTCTCAAGGCGCTCCCATACGATACCTGCACCGACTGTGACTGTCATGTTCTCAGCATCGATGGATATGATGTCATTCAAAAGGTTGACATCTGCAATGATACCGCCTTTTGTGGGAATGACACCACCGTAACCGGATGATGCTCCTGCACGGGGAACAACAGGAATAGAATGTTTGCGGGCAAAGCCCATGAGCTTGACAATATCATCCTCTGTGCGAAGTTTTACTATCGCTGCAGGGTCGGTGTTTCCTAACATCATCTTTGCCATTGACGGAAGTGCTCCGACATCATGACAATAGAAGTGTCTTTCACGTTTGCTGAAATTCACCCGGTCGCCGAATATGCCACCGAGCTCTTCCTCCTGAGATGAGGTGAGGTTTGCTGTGTTTTTTGCCATACGATCTTCCCCCTTAATACTTGGGTCGTTTTTCAATATAAACTTTTAAGTTATTTTTTGAGATTAATCCAATTTAAAAAAGAAAAATTGGAAAATATGCTCTTCATTTTAGAATGAAAGTGAATCCTTCGGACATTTGTCAACACATTTTCCGCACTTGATACAGTCCGGGTTGTTGCCGATATCACGGACCTTGAGTTCCATCGGGCAGGCCTTCTCACAGAGCTTGCAGTCAACACATGTGTCATGGTCCATCTGAAGCTGGTACTTGTTACCGCCAATGAACCTCTGCATTGTTCCCATTGGACAAACATTACACCAGGATCTTGTATTGAACTGGGCTCCAAGCATTGTACCGATAATGGTTGTCATAAGGCACATCGAGACAAAGATGGTACCAATGAGATCAAAGGTGTTCTGTGCAGCAAATGTGACCGAGATACGGTACATCATGAGAGTGATCATTGCTGTGAAGACAGGAACCCTGAGCCACATGCTTGACAGGATCTTAGGTATCTTCCTTTTCTTTGAGATCTTGATGATGCCGTAATCGAAGTAGCTGCCACGTGGACAGAGGTTCCCGCAGAACCAGCGACCTCTGAAGATGCTGGTTATGAACAGTGTACCCATGACGACGAGCATGAAGTAACCAAGGATCGGATACCAGAGACCTCCAAGGGAGACTATGATAACCAGTGAGCCAAGATAAGGCCTGATCTTATCGAGATATGGTTTTGTGTTAAACATTCACCAGTCCTCCAGTTCCTGTTCGACCTTTGCAACCCATTTGCTGACAATGCCCATAATCAGCTCTTTGATCTCTGCTTTGTTGTTGATCCTGTAAATGAATGAATATCCGCCTCCATCAAGGTTGTTCTGTGATTTTGTGAGTATGCCTTTTTCATGCAGCTTTTTGACAGACCTCTGGACAGTTGAAAGGTCCAGTTCTGTCAGGTTTGCTATATGTTCCGTTTTGCTCCAAATATCAGGCTCTTCAAAGAAGTACTCCAGCACTTTCATGTCAGCCCGTGTCAGGTTCAGAGCACATTTGATAACATCTTTAATTTTGAATTCCTTACATGCGAAGTCTATCATCGAATCACCGTCGTTATTTGTCAGTACTGCTACATTCTCGCAGCAATATATAAACGTGGTTAAGTACTGGAAAAAGAAGGATGGTTTTGGCAGTACCGTGGATAACTGCTTGGATGTGGCAGTAATACAATGTATAACTAAAACTCAGAAAATATTATATAAGAAATATTCAATTGCAGATTTTTTAATTTAATGGCAACTATCAAATTCTATTGGGTTAAAATCGAATTGTCACCCATAAGGAAATCCGTTTCAAAATGGATATCGTACATTTCTCCTAAATTCGACCATCATTTTGTGAAAAAAGAATCTAAATATTATGATCATGTAGTCAACAGGGTCTTTTTCAGTTCGATGATATGGACACAAAATATTAATATTGTGTCTTAGTTAGAATATAATACAACATCGCAAAGATGTTAGTGGGGTTCAGCCAGTCTTGACGGAATAACTGAAACCCCAAGCCAAAAGGCAAGGTTAGCTTTTGAAGTTTGCAATGATATAGCAGAGCTTTGCTTTCTGATATAAGAGCACGGTAAAAATTAGAAAGTGAAACATTGTTTCACTTTTATCTTTATCAATGCAAATATAGGATGTAGTCATGAAACTTAGAAGCATAAATTTCCCGCTGAAAAGAACCCTTATTGGTTTAGGCATTCTGACAGTAATGTCTTTGATCGTGATCGTCGCCTGGTACTTCCCGTTTGAGTCTGATCTACCTGGAAGCAATGTTTACATTGAAAACACAGAGACTAATGCTATTAAAATAAACGAAACGCATTCAAGAGTTACTCTGTCAATGGATCTCACTTACTTGTACAAGGACTCCTTTCTTCACACCAATAAAGGTGATATGACAGATAGCTTACCTGTTATTATCCAGATAAAATCCTCGTCTCCAATTAATGGAACATATATTGATAGAAATGCTCATCTGGAATTCGAAGAAGAGACCGTTTTACACTATCAGGAAACTGACTCATATGAATGTACCTTCGATCTGGAATCTGGAAAGGATTATTACATATCGATCGATGTATTGATTAAAGAAGAATTTGACAATCCACATCCATATTATGGAGAATCCAGATTGGATTTGTTAGGTGGCCTCCTGATTGAAACTGACTTAAAGTGATAAGCAAGATCGATTATGTTAATTGATGGTTGGAAAATCGGATCATGAAGAAGCTGAACAATCGCGAGAATAGCCAATACCCATACACCAACGTACAACAACAAACATTCCAAAAAAGAATCGCCTGCCGGATTTTACCTACATATTTATCAATGATGGACTATTATCAAAACGGCAGGAGATTAACATGAGCACACGCGAGTATATGCTTGGAAACGTGGCGATCGCACGCGGTATCGTGGAAGGAGGAGGTAAAGTTATCTCCGGGTATCCCGGTACGCCTTCTTCTGAGATCGTTGACACGTTATCTGCAATGAAAGAACGTGATTTCTACGTTGAATGGTCCGTTAATGAAAAAGTTGCTATGGAGGTTGCTGCAGGAGCTGCCATGACAGGTGTGCGTTCTGTGGTAACAATGAAACACGTCGGTCTAAACGTTGCAGCAGACCCTCTTATGACACTGGCCTACATGGGTGTCAAGGGCGGAATGATCATCATTGTCGCTGATGATCCTGCATGTCATTCATCACAAAATGAACAGGACACACGTAAGTATTCCGAATTCTCACTTATGCCATGTCTCGACCCTTCCACACCACAGGAAGCAAAGGACATGATACCATACGCATTCGAGCTTTCCGAGAAGTTCGAGATCCCTGTGATCTTCAGGCCAACAACAAGGATATCACACGGTAAGTCCGAGATCGAGCTTGGAACTATCACCGATCACAAGGCAGAGGCAAAGTTCGAAAAGGACACCTCACGCTGGGTAATGGTACCTGCCAATGCAGTAATTCGTCACCCGCACCTTCTTGGAATACAGGAAGGAATCATGGAGGAGCTTGAGAACTCACCATGGAACGAGCTTACCATAAACGAGAACTCAAAGATCGGTGTCATCGCATCCGGTCTAGCCTCAGTATATGCCAAGGAAGCAATGGAGGAACTCGGTCTGGAAGCATCATTCCTGAAGATCGGAGCATATCCTGTTCCTGAAGGTCTTATCAAGAAGATGTACGAACAGTGCGAGACAGTGCTTGTCATCGAAGAGCTTGAGCCGATAGTCGAAGACCGCTGCAAGGTCATAGCAAAGGACATCGAAAGCCCTGTGAAGATCCTCGGAAAGACCGGCGGATACGTCCCAAGGGTCAGCGAGCTCAACATCGATAAATGTACAAAAGCAATGGGAGAAGCATTCGGCATCGAAGTCGATGTTCCGGAAATAGCTGAACCGGAACTTGAACTTCCACCAAGGCCACCAGCACTATGTGCAGGATGTTCACACCGTGCTACCTACCATGCAATGCTGAAGGTATTCGGCAAGAGAGCTGTGTTCCCAAGTGATATCGGATGTTACACGCTCGGTGTACAGAACGGAACCGTCGATACAACACTCTGTATGGGTGGAAGCATCACCGTTGCATCAGGAATCTACGATGCAGGTGAGAAGCAGCCGATCTGCTGTTCAATCGGAGACTCAACATTCTTCCACACAGGTATCAACGGACTGCTCAACGCTGTCTACAACAAGTCCAACATCACAATTACCATCCTTGACAACCGTATCACCGCAATGACAGGCCACCAGCCAAACCCTGGCATGGGACTCACATCCACAGGCGAGCCTACAAAGGAGATCGACATGGAACTCCTCTGCCGCGGACTCGGTGCCGAATTCGTGGAAACCGTTGACCCATACGATGTCAAGGCAACCGAAGAAGTGTTCAAGCGTGCAAAGGACTTTGAAGGTCCAGCTGTTGTCATCACAAGACAGGCATGTGTTATCCACGCTCGCAGAGCTGGTGTCAGACGTGTACCTTTCAAGGTAGATACAGAGAAATGTATCGGATGTAGAATGTGTGTCAACCTCGGATGTCCTGCAATCGAGTTCGATAAGGAAACAAAGAAAGCACATATCAATGCAATGTGCACAGGCTGTGGACTCTGCAGTGCGACCTGCAAGTTCGATGCTATCGTGGAGGTGCAGAAATGAGCAGCAAAGCTTCTGAATTCGATCTTGTGATCTCAGGTGTCGGTGGTCAGGGAACCATCCTTGCATCTGACATCATCGGCAGGTCAGCAGTCCTTGAAGGAAAAGGCGTAAGGGCAGCAGAAACTCACGGAATGGCACAGCGTGGCGGTTCAGTGGTCAACCACGTACGTATTGGATGCGAGCTTGGTTCCATGATCCCTCTCAAGGGAGCAGATTGCCTCCTGGCACTTGAGCCGGTGGAAGCCCTGCGTTACATCGAGTTCCTCGCAGATGACGGTGTCATTATCATGAACACCGAATCAGTCTACCCGGTAACTGTAACAACAGGAAAGGCACCATACCCTTCCGTTGACAGCATCGTGGAAAAGCTGAAGGAAACACACCGTGTCATCGCTTTCAACGCTACCGAGATGGCAGCAGAGGCCGGAAGCAGGCAGGCAATGAACGTCGTGCTTGTGGGAGCAGTTTCCAACTTCCTGCCGGTCAAGACAGAAACCCTGCTTGAGCGCGTTAAGGAAATGGTTCCTCCAAAGACCATCGATACCAACGTAAAGGCTTTCGAGACAGGAAGAAGCATGGTCGAATAAGACCATACTTCAATTTCTTTTCTTTTTGATCTGACCAGAGATGTACACCATCAGCACAGAGGATTTCGACCTGGACTATACGCTTGACTGCGGCCAGGTGTTCCGCTGGGACAAGGACGGTGACTGGTGGACAGGCGTGGTCAACAATGCCGTTGCCCGCATAAGCCAGAACCCAAAGACAGGTGAACTTCTGGTCGATTCATCCCTCGATGAAGATTTCTTTTATCAGTATTTCCGACTCGACGACGACCTGCCCGCGATATTCGAGCAGATCAACAAAGACGAGCACATGGATATTGCCATCAACAAGTATCGCGGATTACGCCTGATACGCCAGGAACCCTGGGAATGCCTTATCTCCTACATGCTCGCCACCGCATCCAATATCCCCAGGATCAAGAAGAACATATCCATGCTTTCAGCAATGTTCGGGGAAAAACTGGAAGACGACCTTTACAGCTTCCCGAAAGCAGAAGACCTTGCATCAACCTGCTGCGATGATCTCTGTGAATGCAAGATGGGATTCAGGACGGCCAGAATAATCAAAGCAGCAAACGCAGTAGTCACCGAGGACATTGTCCTTGATGAACTGTTCCAGCTTGACTATCATGACGCAAAGAAAGAACTGATGTCACTGGAGGGTATCGGTGAGAAGGTCGCTGACTGCATCGTGCTGTTCGCATTCGATAAGATGGAAGGTTTCCCTGTGGATACCCACGTGGAGAAGATCGTCAGGACCTATTACGGCGACGATCCGTTTTTTGAAGGAAAGGCTACCAAGACAAAAATAGGGAACTGGGGCAGGCACTACTTCGGGAAGTATTGCGGGTATGCCCAGCAATATCTGTTCTATCAGAAGCGGCTTGAAGGGCTTGTCTAATTATAATTGGCATATCATTCCACATACTGTGATATTGTCCTGCTCAATGACTTGAAATAACATACCCCTTGCTTCATCTCTCCAGTCTCATATTCATAATCTTTCATGTGGGAACATCAAAGTAAAATTATCATCCTCATACATTTCCATGTCCACAGTTCTCATTTTTCCATCCGGGAACTCGACCTCGCCGATATAACTCGATTCAACTGGATCCTCAAAGCCATGGCTTAATGTTCTCACAAGCAAACTACAATTTCGAATCAGGTCCAAAAATTTTGGCATATTCACCGTCTCTCCATCCCCTTCGAACATTCCTGCTTCCATTATTCCCCTGCTCACATAACCAAAGAAAGGAGGAGCCAATCGATTCCCATCAGGACTTAAAACCTTACCAAGGTCAATGAATTTGCCATCTCTCACTGCATCCTGAATAGTATAAACCTCTCCGGACAAGTCCTCAATACCTTTATTTTCATCTGACATTTTCATTTCTCCCCATACTTACATGAGAATTGAGAGTTAATGGGTTATCTCCCTTTTGCAAACTTCTTCATACAATGTAACTTACCTTTAGAAAAAACGATCTTCTTCAACAAATTCGATCAACACCAGCTTTTAATCTTAATAAAGCATTGATATAAATGTAATTCATTATTTTTAAAATTGCATTGTCAGGAGATGTTATGTGTGCCAAGAAACATGTGTACATGGAAAAAAGAGGACATCAGAGAAAGGGAAGATGAATTCAAAGAACTTGTCACAGGTGCAAAATTCTATTGCAAAAACTGTGGAAGGGTATCAAATGATATGAAGTACCTTTGCAGACCGGGGAAACTCTAAATCGATCATGACATTCAACGTTCCTATCATTTCCACGGGATATTTACAGATGACTCTCAGAGCCATCCGTTGAGGAAACTTCGCAATCCCTCATCCTTGAGATCAAGGATCTGCTCGCCCTCAAGA
This genomic interval carries:
- a CDS encoding 4Fe-4S binding protein, whose translation is MFNTKPYLDKIRPYLGSLVIIVSLGGLWYPILGYFMLVVMGTLFITSIFRGRWFCGNLCPRGSYFDYGIIKISKKRKIPKILSSMWLRVPVFTAMITLMMYRISVTFAAQNTFDLIGTIFVSMCLMTTIIGTMLGAQFNTRSWCNVCPMGTMQRFIGGNKYQLQMDHDTCVDCKLCEKACPMELKVRDIGNNPDCIKCGKCVDKCPKDSLSF
- a CDS encoding MarR family transcriptional regulator, translating into MIDFACKEFKIKDVIKCALNLTRADMKVLEYFFEEPDIWSKTEHIANLTELDLSTVQRSVKKLHEKGILTKSQNNLDGGGYSFIYRINNKAEIKELIMGIVSKWVAKVEQELEDW
- the iorA gene encoding indolepyruvate ferredoxin oxidoreductase subunit alpha, producing MSTREYMLGNVAIARGIVEGGGKVISGYPGTPSSEIVDTLSAMKERDFYVEWSVNEKVAMEVAAGAAMTGVRSVVTMKHVGLNVAADPLMTLAYMGVKGGMIIIVADDPACHSSQNEQDTRKYSEFSLMPCLDPSTPQEAKDMIPYAFELSEKFEIPVIFRPTTRISHGKSEIELGTITDHKAEAKFEKDTSRWVMVPANAVIRHPHLLGIQEGIMEELENSPWNELTINENSKIGVIASGLASVYAKEAMEELGLEASFLKIGAYPVPEGLIKKMYEQCETVLVIEELEPIVEDRCKVIAKDIESPVKILGKTGGYVPRVSELNIDKCTKAMGEAFGIEVDVPEIAEPELELPPRPPALCAGCSHRATYHAMLKVFGKRAVFPSDIGCYTLGVQNGTVDTTLCMGGSITVASGIYDAGEKQPICCSIGDSTFFHTGINGLLNAVYNKSNITITILDNRITAMTGHQPNPGMGLTSTGEPTKEIDMELLCRGLGAEFVETVDPYDVKATEEVFKRAKDFEGPAVVITRQACVIHARRAGVRRVPFKVDTEKCIGCRMCVNLGCPAIEFDKETKKAHINAMCTGCGLCSATCKFDAIVEVQK
- a CDS encoding indolepyruvate oxidoreductase subunit beta yields the protein MSSKASEFDLVISGVGGQGTILASDIIGRSAVLEGKGVRAAETHGMAQRGGSVVNHVRIGCELGSMIPLKGADCLLALEPVEALRYIEFLADDGVIIMNTESVYPVTVTTGKAPYPSVDSIVEKLKETHRVIAFNATEMAAEAGSRQAMNVVLVGAVSNFLPVKTETLLERVKEMVPPKTIDTNVKAFETGRSMVE
- a CDS encoding DNA-3-methyladenine glycosylase family protein, yielding MYTISTEDFDLDYTLDCGQVFRWDKDGDWWTGVVNNAVARISQNPKTGELLVDSSLDEDFFYQYFRLDDDLPAIFEQINKDEHMDIAINKYRGLRLIRQEPWECLISYMLATASNIPRIKKNISMLSAMFGEKLEDDLYSFPKAEDLASTCCDDLCECKMGFRTARIIKAANAVVTEDIVLDELFQLDYHDAKKELMSLEGIGEKVADCIVLFAFDKMEGFPVDTHVEKIVRTYYGDDPFFEGKATKTKIGNWGRHYFGKYCGYAQQYLFYQKRLEGLV